The genomic stretch GGGCTGTGACCGTCACCTCCCCCACAGGAAGCGCGTGTGGGGAGGCTCGGGGCTGGGGCCAGCACCCACACTGGGTCTCCACAGCGGCATGGAGGCCTGTGTGTCTTCACTGCTGGTGCTGGCCCTGGGGGCCCTGTCGGTAGGTGAGTGGGAGCCAGGATGCAGgggggacactgaggcccagcGCTCTCAGTGGGTCCCTGGATGGGAGGGGTGGGCATGGGCGCCGACATCCTGGGTGTAAGAGCGGAGATTCATCCTTGTTTGGAGGGGGACTGAGGCCTGGGGCGTCCCGAGCTCCTCACGCTTCACCCCGAGTGGACATCCCGGGACCGTGGGAGAGTGTGGTGTCCACCGGCTCACCTCGCCCATCCTCCCGGCAGCAGCCAGAAGGCAGGGGTCACGCTCACACCCGAGGTGCAGAGTAGGAGACTGAGACTTGGCGAAGGAGTTGCTGACCTAGGACTGCCCAGCTgggagggcagagctgggactcgATCCCCGCTGGCTGCCTGCCACCACCAAGGGCTTGGCTGGGACTAGGTGCCCAGcagtgagggaggagggaggtgggtggcggctcccctgcattccagctggaCTGAGTGACAGGGGCTCTTGATGAGTTGGGGACCCAAGAAGATGGACAGAGGTAGGAATCCAGCCGTCAGTCATCATCATCCTTCctcccatttttctttccttccacccatGGGTCcatcatccctccctccctccctccctccctcctttcatctccccttccttccctctacCCGTCCGTGCACCCATCATTCCTCCTTCCATtcttccacccatccatccatccatccctctacCCATGGGTCCatcatccatccctccctccctcctttcattcccccttccttccctccgcCAGTGCATCCACCCAtcattcctccttcctcccatTCTTCCACCCACCcgtccatccatcatccatccctTCTTTcaacctccctccttccctccacccatcatccctccctccttccttccttccatgtatccacccatccatccatcatgcctctctcttcctttcctccctccttccctcctccctcccatccatccatcatccattcctccttccatccctccttcctccctccctttgtccctccttcctttctcccttgctTCTGTGTATCCATCCGTATTTGCAGGGCTCGTGCTGTTCTAGGCCTGCCCTCCTGTCTGACTGGAAGAGACAGGCCAGGCATGAGACTGTGTGCCACAGTCTTTGGGAGGGGCTGGTGCTAGGAGGCCAGCAGAGCGGAGGAAACACGGAGGGCAAGAGGGCGGGTGGGGGGCCGTTGCAGGAGACGAGCATAAACCAAGGGAGGAAGCCGGTGGGGGAAAGGTACGCAGGCAGCTGGGTGAGACAGACAAAGGCCCAGGGTGCAGGCAGCTTGCAGGCACAGCTAGAGTtgcactcttgtcacccaggctggagtgccatggtgccatctcggctcactgcagcctccgcctcctggtttcaagcgattctcctgcctcagcctcccgagtagctgggattacaggcgcctgccaccatgccgggctaattttgtatttttagtagagacagggtttccccgtgttggtcaggctggtctcaaactcccaacctcaggtgatccgcctgcctcggcctcctaaagcgctgggattacaggcgtgagccactgcgcccggccttttttttttttttaagatggagttctgctattcttgcccaggctggagtgcaatggcacgatctcggctcaccacaacctctgcctcccgggttcaagcgattctcctgtctcagcctcccaagtagctgagattacagatgcctgccaccacgcccggctaattttttgtatttttaatagagatggggtttcaccgtgttagccaggatggtctcgatctcctgacctcgtgatccacctgcctcggcctcccaaagtgctggaattacaggcgtgagccaccgcacccggccttaatttctgtatttttagtacagacggggtttcaccacattggccaggctgatctccaactcctgacctcaggctatctgcccaccttgacctcccaaagtgctgggattataggcgtgagccactgcactcggcccctAAGCGGGGACTCGATTTTCAAAGCATGATGGGGATTCAGAGAAGATTTTGAGCTGATTTACGTTACATTATGAAATCgatccttttaaatttatgattgatttaaaataatttttgtacagCTTTATTAGGAAATTATGCACTAtacaatttacttatttaaagaCTACATttcttgctgggcacagtggctcacgcctgtcatcccagcactttgggaggccaaggagggtggatcacctgaggttaggagtttgaggccagcctggccaacatggtgaaaccctgtcgctactaaaaatacaaaaaaattagccggacgtggtggtgcgcttctgtaatcccagctactcgggaggctgaggcaggagaatcacttgaacccaggaggcagaggttgcagtgagctgagatcacgccactgcattccaggctgggcaacagagcgagactccatctcaaaaaaaaaaaaaatggccaggtgcagtggctcatacctgtaatcccagcactttgggaggctgagatgggtggatcacaaggtcaggagttcgagaccagcctggctaacatggtgaaaccccatctgtactaaaaatacaaaaattatccaggcgtggtggcaggtgcctgtagtcccagctactcgggagactgagtcaggagaatggcatgaacccaggaggcggagcttgcagtgagccgagatcgtgccattgcactccagcctgggtgacagagcgagactctgtctcaaaaaaaaaaaaaaaaaaaaaagttttttttagagactgggtcttgctgtgtcgcccaggctggtctcgaactcctggcctcaagtgatcctctgtcctcagcctcccgaagtgctgggatcacaggcgtgagccacccgcaTCCAGCCTGATGTGCGTTTTGAAGGACTCCTGTGGCTGTGGGGCCcagtggggcctggggaggtCCTGGAGAGGGGGTTGGGAGGTGGCCTGGGGGGAACATGATGGGGGGATGGGAGGGGGATGGGAGGGGTGAAGGGCAGCCCACACGTATCAGCCTAAAAGTTTCAGGGAATACTGGGGACTTCATTAGGATGGCACATCTGCTTGGGGTCCTGGGCCTCTGAGCTGGGCAAGGACAGTCGCGGCAGGCAGCGGGGGCATGTAGCCCCAACCTGGCTCTTTGTCCCCCATCCCGGCAGGCAGCTCCTTTGAGACCCAGATCATCGGGGGCCGGGAGGTGATCCCCCACTCGCGCCCGTACATGGCCTCACTGCAGAGAAATGGCTCCCACCTGTGCGGGGGTGTCCTGGTGCACCCAAAGTGGGTGCTGACGGCTGCCCACTGCCTGGCCCAGCGGTGAGtaccctgccctgcccaccccagGGGTCCGGGGAATCCATCCGACGGCCCCCATTCTCTGCAGGGGGTGGGCTCTGGGAGATTTAGGCCTATTGTGGGATCCCCGTCCCCTCCCGGTGACGACTTAGGCAGGTTTAAGTGACCTGCGGCTGTGGGACTCCTGGAGAAGGTTTACTCCTTGCAAGAGGCACCGGCAGGGCCGGCTCCttccacactgcagcctgggtcaGAGCCTGGCTCCTTTCACGGCTGAGCCACAGTCCTGGTGTGGACAGAGTGCATTGTGTCTGTCCATTCACCCGCTGATGGACCCAACTTAGTCGGGGGCTTCTGCTGTAAGGAAGGAGGGTCAGGTGGGGGTGTTTGCCACCTGTGGCCAGGAGGTCGAAGCCGGCCTTAAAGAGTGGCTCGGGAATCGACCTGGTTCCCAGGGATCAGGAAGCCGCTAAATGACCCATCATGGAGTTGCCCTACCTCAGGACTGGCCCATCATACAGAGCCCAGATCAAGATGGTCAAAGTAACAAAAAGGGATCTGCCGGCTTGTGTAACTGCAAAGTCTAGGAGGAGGTCTGGCTTCAGGTGCAGCTTGATCCAGGTGCTCACAGGAAGTGCTGTGGAGCCCATGTGTCTCCCAGCTCTGCTGCACTACCAGGAAGCCTGTCTCACAAGGTGGAAAGATTGACCCTCCTCAGTCCCGTGGAAAGAGGGCTTGGCTCTCTAAAGTTGGGGCACACTTAGGAGGATTGGCATGTGTCAACCCCTGTACAAATCACTGTGGTTGAGCCTGGGGCCCCAAGTGAAGGGAATTCCCAGGGCTGGTTTTCGTGAAGCTGTAGGCTTGGGGTTGGATTTTTGGACACACAGCCCTTGcctggggccagggccaggcagaAGTCTGGGGCAGGGGTGAgagcagggagggcttcctggaggaggtgggttGCAAAGACACAGGGAAGGACTGGCCAAGCCAAGGCCTGTGAGGGGCAGCGGCTGTGAGTGATGGCCGTGGACACCGGGCACAGTGGGGGCCGGGACTGCATGTGGCGGGTCGTCCACGCCGGGCCAGGCCGCAGCACCCTGATTCCCTCTGTCCCCAGGATGGCCCAGCTGAGGCTGGTGCTGGGGCTCCACACCCTGGACAGCCCCGGTCTCACCTTCCGCATCAAGGCAGCCATCCAGCACCCTCGCTACAAGCCGGTCCCTGCCCTGGAGAACGACCTCGTGCTGCTTCAGGTGTGCAGGGATGGGACAGGGAGAACTGGGCACCCTCCTGTCCCCCACGGGTGCCCCTCACCCCCACTGCGCCCTCCCCCCGCTGCCGACCCTCCCCCCGCTGCCGACCCTCCCCCCGCACTGCTGCCCCTCCCCCCGCactgctgcccctcccccattGCCCACCCTCCCCCCACTGCCGCCCTCCCCCCACTGCACCCTCCCCCCACTGCCGACCCTCCCCCTGCACTGCTGCCCCTCCCCCCGCACTACTGCCCCCTCCCCCATTGCCCACCCTCCCCCCACTGCCACCCCTCCCCCCGCTGCCGCCCCCTGCCCCCGCACTCTCACCCCCTCCCCCTGCTCACCTGCCCCTTCCTGTCACTCGTAGCTGGACGGGAAAGTGAAGCCCAGCCGGACCATCCGGCCGTTGGCCCTGCCCAGTAAGCGCCAGGTGGTGGCAGCAGGGACTCGGTGCAGCATGGCCGGCTGGGGGCTGACCCACCAGGGCGGGCGCCTGTCCCGGGTGCTGCGGGAGCTGGACCTCCAAGTACTGGACACCCGCATGTGTAACAACAGCCGCTTCTGGAACGGCAGCCTCTCCCCCTGCATGGTCTGCCTGGCGGCCGACTCCAAGGACCAGGCTCCCTGCAAGGTGAGGGGCGCCCgggtggggctgggggaatgAGGCTGGCGGGAGGGCCGGGGCCAGGGCAGCTGCCGGGCAGGTTCCTGGCTCTCCCGTCCTCTGGGGAGtcctgtcaggggctgggggacgGGGAAGCACTGGCAGGGGTCCCATTTCTCAggtgcagaaactgaggctcagacaggttTAGCAACCTGTGCAAGACCACACAGCCGGGAAGCGGCAGAGCTGTGACTTCTGCTCCAGCCAAGACGGTCCGGCGGGGGAAGAAGGAGCAGGGTTCACAGGGCCAGCGGGAGATGGGGAGGGGACGCGCGTGGGCTGGGAGCAGCCCCCGTGTCTCCTTGAGCCTGGGGATAACAGGCCTGGCCCTGCTCCCCTCGGCGGGCCCTGCTCCCCTCGTCCCCTCAGCAGGCGCAGAGGCTGAGCCCTGTGTGTCGTCCCTGCAGGGTGACTCGGGCGGGCCCCTGGTGTGTGGCAAAGGCCAGGTGTTGGCTGGAGTCCTGTCCTTCAGCTCCAGGGTCTGCACCGACATCTTCAAGCCCCCCGTGGCCACCGCTGTGGCGCCTTACGTGTCCTGGATCAGGAAGGTCACCGGCCAATCGGCCTGATGCCCTGGGGTGATGGGGACCCCCTCGCTGTCTCCACAGGACCCTTCCCCTCCAGGGGTGCAGTGGGGTGGGTGAGGACGGGtgggagggacagggaggggacCAATAAATCATAATGAAGAAACGCTCAGAGCCCTCCTGAGTCCCAGCCCACCTCTGTCCATGCTGGCTGTGGGGCCTCCGACAAACCTGTTTCCCTggggtttttattattattattattattattattattattattattattattattttgagacggaatctcgctctgtcgcccaggctggagtgcagtggcacgatctcagctcaccgcaatctccgcctcccgggttcaagcaattctcctgcctcagcctcccgagtaactgggtctacaggcgcccgccaccacgcccggctaatttttggtatttttagtagagacggggtttctccatgtttgtcaggctggtctccaactcttgaccttgtgatctgcccacctcggcctcccaaagtgctgggattacaggcgtgagccgtcgTGCCCGGCCCTTCCCTGTTTTAAAAAGGGAGGTTGTGGATCCCAAGGCTTCTCCCAGGAGGGGGCGGCGTTGGGCAGGACCGGAGCGGTGGCCGGGTCTGCGGGCCGGCAGGGGTGCGCGGCCGTCCTCCCCGCGTGGCTCCTGGGGCCGGGCCTTGAACAGCGTCCCAGGATCTTCCTTTTTAGTAACAGCTTTATCAAGTTAGAACTCACATAGCCGATGAGTCTCCCTGTAAACTGCGGTTCAGGGGCCTTTGGTACCTGCACAGAGCTGGGCAACCACCACCGTGACATGTCACCCCAGCACCCCGAAAACAGGCCCGTCCCGTGTCACCCCAGCACCCCGAAAACAGGCCTGTCCCATCACCCCAGCACCCCGAAAACAGGCCCGTCCCCACTGTCACCCCAGCACCCCGAAAACAGGCCTGTCCTATCACCCCAGCACCCCGAAAACAGGCCCGTCCCCAGTCACCCCAGCACCCCGAAAACAGGCCCATCCCCAGTCACCCCAGCACCCCGAAAACAGGCCCGTCCCCAGTCACCCCAGCACCCCGAAAACAGGCCCGTCCCCTATCACCCCAGCACCCCGAAAACAGGCCCATCCCCAGTCACCCCAGCACCCCGAAAACAGGCCCATCCCCACTGTCACCCCAGCACCCCGAAAACAGGCCCGTCCCCAGTCACCCCAGCACCCCGAAAACAGGCCCGTCCCCTGTCACCCCAGCACCCCGAAAACAGGCCCGTCCCCTGTCACCCCAGCACCCCGAAAACAGGCCCGTCCCCTGTCACCCCAGCACCCCAAAAACAGCCCTGTCCCCACTGTCACCCCAGCACCCTGAAAACAggcctgtcaccccagcacccCGAAAACAGGCCTGTCCCCACTGTCACCCCAGCACCCCGAAAACAGGCCCGTCCCCACTGTCACCCCAGCACCCCGAAAACAGGCCCGTCCCCACTGTCACCCCAGCACCCCGAAAACAGGCCCGTCCCCACTGTCACCCCAGCACCCCGAAAACAGGCCCGTCCCCACTGTCACCCCAGCACCCCGAAAACAGGCCCGTCCCCACTGTCATCCCAGCACCCCAAAAACAGGCCCGTCCCCACTGTCATCCCAGCAGCCCGAAAACAGGCCCCATCTCTATCACCCCAGCACCCCAAAAGGAAGCCCCACCCCCATTGTCATTCCAGCACCCCGAAAATAGACTCTGTCCCCACTGTCACCCCAGCACCCCAAAAGGAGGCTCGTCCCCATCGGCCATCACTCCCCGTCCCCAGCCCCGGTGCCCTCACATCCCCTCCCTGTCTCTGGATGGGCCTGTGCTGACATTTCATAGACAGGGGATCACGCTGCgtggccttctgtgtctggcGTCTCCCGCTGAGCGTGACGTCCTCAAGCTGCACCCGCGCCGTGGCTGGGTCCGAGCCGTGCTCCTGCTCCGGGGGGTCGAGCTCCAGCTCGAGGGGGGCCTCGCTGCGTCTGTGGGTGCGTCCCTGGGTGCACATCTGGGCGGCTTCGTCTGCGTCCGTCCGTCTGAAGCTTTGCTGGGAGCCGCCTGTGTGCGTTTTCGTGTGGACCTAcctgctccttcctccctccagatTAGACTCGTGGGAGTGGCATCTGGGGCTGTTCAGTGACTCTGTTTCAGCGCCGCGCTGTTTTCCTGCAGAATCTTTTAATTTCACTACcaactctctctttctttcttttctttcttccctttcttagccttcttctctttccctcccttccccttcttctccttccctcccttccccttccctcccctcccctcccctctcctcccctcccctctcctcccctcctgtctttctttctttctttctttcttttcttttctttttttcttttcttttcctttcttttcttctgatggCGTCTCAgtgtgtcacccgggctggagtgcagtggcacgatctcggctcactgcaagccatCTCAGGTTCAAGCAGCGATGCTtgtgtctcagccacctgagtagctgagggaTCACAgacgtacaccaccacgcccagctaactttttttgtatttttagtagagactaataGAAACACAGGTTTCACCaccttgaccaggctggtcttgaactcctgacctcaggtgacccgcccacctcgccctcccaaagtgctgggattacaggcatgagccactgtgcccacgttaatggttttttattattttattttatttttagacagttcccgctctgttgcccaggctggagtgcagcctcagcctcccaagtagctgggatcataggggtccaccaccaagcccagctaatttttttggatttttactagagacggggtttcaccatgttggtcaggctggtctcgaactcctgacctcaaataatccactcgcctcggcttcccaaagtgctgggattacaggtatgagccactgtgcccggcccggtTAGTGTTGTAACAGACTTAATTTTTAGAACCATTTTTGGTCTGCAGGAGATGTGTGGCGGCTGTATCCACAGGGTCCCCCGCGTCCCCGCCCCCAGGCTCCTGGCCGCTCCCCTCTCCAGTCAGCAGGAGTCACGGCTGACGAACTCACATGAATGCGTGATTAACTACTAAGGCCTACGCTTGGCTCGGATTTCCTCAGTTTCCCCTAATGTCTCTTCCTGCACAGGGTCCCACCCGGGACCGAACCTGCCGTTTCGCCGCAGCCTCTCCTCGGCACCCCCAGGCTCCGACCGTTTCTCAGAACTCCGTGTCTGGAGGCCGGCTGGTTGGGATTTATGTAGATTACgggtgtgggccaccgcaccccgccGGCTATCTCATGTTTTTCTCTCGATTGGACTGGAGTCGCAGTGTTTTTGGGAGAGGCAAGTGCATTTTtaatctttaactttttaaatttttttatgttatttttttagagactcctgggctccagcaatcctcctgcctcagcctcctaaaggattacaggtgtgagccacctcgcccggcctaaTCTTTAACTTTTTATGGCATCATTGGCAGTGAAAGGTTCTCAGGTCACAAGTGAAGAGCCTCATAACTCACAAACCAGGCACGCCCCTGTTCCCAGCACCTGGGTCCAGACACAGCCCCCTGCCCCGAAGCCGCTCCTTAGCCAAGTACCCAagtccagtcttttttttttttgagacggagtcttgctctgtcacccaggctggagtgcagtggtgcaatctcagctcactgcaagctccacctcccgggttcacgccattctcctgcctcagcctcccgagtagctgagactacaggcgccggccaccacgcctggctaattttttaaatatttttagtagagacggggtttcaccgtgttagccaggatggtct from Pan paniscus chromosome 20, NHGRI_mPanPan1-v2.0_pri, whole genome shotgun sequence encodes the following:
- the GZMM gene encoding granzyme M, translating into MLKDGGWRVCSSGWGCDRHLPHRKRVWGGSGLGPAPTLGLHSGMEACVSSLLVLALGALSVGSSFETQIIGGREVIPHSRPYMASLQRNGSHLCGGVLVHPKWVLTAAHCLAQRMAQLRLVLGLHTLDSPGLTFRIKAAIQHPRYKPVPALENDLVLLQLDGKVKPSRTIRPLALPSKRQVVAAGTRCSMAGWGLTHQGGRLSRVLRELDLQVLDTRMCNNSRFWNGSLSPCMVCLAADSKDQAPCKGDSGGPLVCGKGQVLAGVLSFSSRVCTDIFKPPVATAVAPYVSWIRKVTGQSA